The DNA region TTGGTAGAATCAacattaattattcatatttcatttcattccatttcTATATTAATTTGTAGTTATCAAACATAGGAATTGAATCAATCAAGGAATAACAATTCAATTCTTTTTGCATTCCTTGTGCTTACCAAGCATAagaatggaatggaattgtcattcccttcccatcttcattccatcataccaataAGCCCTGGTTCGATTTCGAATTGCCGACCAATTAAACCACTTTTTATTTTGCAAGCATctaaaaaaataatgtttttaATATGAACATAAAATTTAGTAAGTGGAGTATATATTTGTTGATCTATTTATCAATCGGATGTTGAAAATATTGTGTTTGATGTCGCaagaaacaaaaatgaaatcaaCAATTTGGAATCTGTTGGATTGGGCCTTGTCCACGTAACATTGGAGTAATGAGAGAAGGAATGTGCATTTTTGATGTCCAAAATCAAAGCTATTAAGAGTCCATTAATCACACCATAATCAATGATTAGGGCTCCAAAGTCCAATTGACGCAAAAGATTCGAACTTTCCTCTGCATGTTTGAAGATGAATTAAACCCCCTTCTAATTTTGCGGGTCTCAGCATGGAAACGTGGATCAATgtgacaacaacaacaacaataaaagTAGCCGCTGTAGCTGCTATATACGACTGGTTCCTGCAATTTCGCGGCTCTGATGCCAAATCAAATCGAATCGAATTGAATTGTCCCCGCTAACTGAACAGTCTTAGCTGCGAGTATGATCGAGCGCTGCTGAATTCGTTTCAAGCGACAGGAATTTGGGGATGGAGACGTGGTGGCGGCGGCGCCGCAACATCGAGGAGTTCTCGAAGGGGTATTACGGGGTGTGTGCGGCGGGAGGAATGCTCAGCGCCGGAGCTACGCATCTCGCCATCACCCCTCTCGATGTGTTGAAGGTTAACATGCAGGTTTTGCTCCGTTTACGATCTCCAGCTTGATCTGTTTGTATTCTGTCCGCGTTTTGACGATGATTGCATTTGTTCTTAATTCCTAATTGTGATTTTCGGCATAGAAATCCGAATGTGGGGCCTTCTAGAATCCGGAATAAATGAATTTGTGGGTAGAATTGTGTTATGTTTGTTGCAGTTGGTagatttcttcaatttctgcTTGTTTTCTGAGTAGAATTGTGTTGTGTTCTTTGCTTATGTCGAAATGATTTCCGTCGTGTGTAGCTTAAGATTCCTGAGTGCTACCTTGTTTTCAGATGATAAATGTTGCTCTATAGAAGAATAAGAGgtggtggggtggggtggggtgagGGGATGTGCCCTGGTTGTGTTTTTCGGTTTTGACCCGAGATGCTTGCGTTTCACGTCTCAGTCCGTGATCCCTGATTACGAGTTTGGGCCTAAAAATCTCAGTGTGGAGCCTTCTAATATTCTAAAGAAGTGTTTTTTCTGAATAGAATTATGCATATGTTGACAGTTCGTAAAGCCCTAATTGAGATTTTGGGCCTAAAAATCCCACTGTGGAGCCTTTTACTATCTGAAAGAAATGAATTTTCTGAATAGAATTATGTTTATGTTGACAGTTCATGTATTACAGTTAGGTAATGCTTTCATTTCCCCCTTGTTTTCTTAATATAATTATGCCATGTTCAATGGTTATGTCAAGATGATTTTCACTGTGTAGCTTATATAGTTAGGTTCCTGAGTGCTTACTTGTTTTCAGATGAGAATGTGGCTGAAAATTAGAAGAAAAAGAGAACAaaggtggtggtggtgtggAGGGGGATGTGCCTTggttatgtgtgtgtgtgtgttttatcgATGATTGCGTTTCATCACTTCATGTTTAAATTCGTAATCCCTAATTGCGATTATGTGCCCTGGTAGTGTTTTTCAGTGCTACATTTGCTGATTTGCACGTTTCAGGTGAATCCAGTGAAATATAATGGCATCATATCAGGGTTCAGTactctttgccgagaagaaggTGCTTCGGCTCTTTGGAGAGGTTGGTCTGGAAAACTTATTGGTTATGGTGTACAAGGTGGATGCAAGTTCGGTCTCTACGAATATTTCAAGAAACTATACGGTGATCTACTGGTGAATCAGAACAAGGGTGTCATATTCTTCCTCAGCGCTGCATCTGCTCAGGTCTTTGCTGACATTGCTCTCTGCCCTTTTGAAGCTGTCAAAGTCCGAGTTCAGTCGCAGCCAAGTTTTGCCAATGGCTTGGCTGATGGATTTCCTAAAGTTTACACTAAAGAAGGGTTTTACGGGTAACTGAAGCTAACCCCATCAAGTTTAGTTGAAATCTCACCTTGGGAAACGCTGACACGTGCTGCGTTAAAATTGTTTGCAGATTGTACAGAGGACTGCTTCCGCTCTGGGGCCGTAACCTTCCATGTAAGCGCCCTTGCTGCAATCGTCTTCTTTCATTTCATTGCTTAATGTGCTTGCTCTTACATTTTAGTGCTAGGCTCTAAAAAGTTTGTTCCCAAATTCGTTGGAGATGTTGTTCACCTTATGCCTTTAAACATCTCATAAAACCTGTCCTCCGAGCTTCAGCACATTTCCAGTAACCCGAGTTCATCTATAGATACGAACTATAGGAAGTCGCTACATCAGTCCCCATGAAGCCCAGAAACATGACCTTTTCCCACTAAAAGCATTCTTTGCTCGCTGCGTTACGTGATTAGCTCCATACCGAAGTCTAAATATCACTAGGGCATTATAACCCATGGCTGAGAAAACACGTTTTCATGTACGATAGCTTCACTTTTGCTACTGCTGACCGGCATCCTTGTTTTGGCAGTCTCCATGTTCATGTTCACGACGTTTGAGCACTCTGTGGATCTAATGCATCGCAAAGTTATACGAAGAAAGAGAGAAGATTGCTCGATACCCCAGCAACTAGCTGTGACGTGTCTAGCTGGGTATTCAGCTGGGATTGTTGGTGCTGTGATCTCCAATCCTGCTGACAACATAGTTTCATCTCTTTACAACAAAAAGGCTGCAAGCATACTGCAGGTATTTCGCTAGGATCGATCAAATCCGTTCATATTGGTTCTCGTTGCAAACATATATGTCGCCcgtgtttttcttttctttcaggCGATAAAGAAGATCGGGCTTGCCAATCTGTTCACTAGAAGTCTCCCCGTTAGAATTGCAACGGTGGGTCCGGTCGTTACGTTGCAATGGTTTTTCTACGACAGCATCAAAATGTTCACGGGACTGTAAGTATATATAACCACTCCAATTGTTTATAGTTTATGCTCTTCACCTGTTGTTGTCACCCTTCTTCTCATCAGAAGAAAACATTGTGTTTTTTTTCGGGTGTGCAGACCTGCGAGCGGAACTAGTTGGCGGCTATCATCGGGTGGACAACAAATGGACCAAAAATGAAGCTTGGGGAAGGAGGAGAAATAACAGCTTTAAATTTCTTCTTTttagataattttattttttaacctACTTGGAAAGTGACGTTTGGGTAATTTGAATGATAAATTTAAAGTTAGGTTTATATTaatccttctttttttttttctagtagAGGAGTATAAAACATCCTtaccttttttctctttttttttagcttcctactttttttttatctgaCTTATGGTTGTTTATACTTAATAATTAGGActctaaatattttatttaaatatgaattcatctatttatgaattaattagttactactccctccgcgagaagtttcattttttcattttagtctgttCATGAATAAGAGtctcaattcattttttattataaatgataatagggtcttacattttattaactcattacgcattctactcatattttatttaaaataaatatacaagTTGGATTCATATTTCATCcatttttttcactcactttcttaatatttttttaaattcatattgaCACAGactcctaagagcatccacaaccgtgctcttgccagcggcacggttgtgggcccggacggtactattcatgcctgctctctggcaagagcacaacacccacaactgtgctcttccgcaaggacgagcacaattaatataaaattcaattacacaaaaacatttccataatattaaaattcatttaaaacccacaataaatattacaaatgacaaataaaattaaacattgcataattaaaatcctaaaaattaaaaattacataattaaaatcctaaaaattaaaaattacataattaaaatcctaaaaattaaaaatgacactactcattgccgaatttcgcccacatgtggttgattaggtcttcttgtagttgattgtggattcgagtatcgcgcattgtgtgtcttgtctcgatcctctggccaaccgtcgtatgctcgcctcggcgtaggggagacctcgctgttgagcttccggcttcgtcctcgtcgtagaagctagccgccctcggcccttcgtcggctataatcatgttgtgtaatataatacacgtgaacatgatgtcggcgatattattcacgtaccacagccgagccggggccttcacaatgttgaatcgagcttgaaggaccccgaaggctctttcgacatctttccgcgctgactcttgacgctgcgcaaaaaagaacccgtctcgggtcgtgcgggttgtgga from Salvia splendens isolate huo1 chromosome 9, SspV2, whole genome shotgun sequence includes:
- the LOC121747729 gene encoding mitochondrial phosphate carrier protein 1, mitochondrial-like, encoding METWWRRRRNIEEFSKGYYGVCAAGGMLSAGATHLAITPLDVLKVNMQVNPVKYNGIISGFSTLCREEGASALWRGWSGKLIGYGVQGGCKFGLYEYFKKLYGDLLVNQNKGVIFFLSAASAQVFADIALCPFEAVKVRVQSQPSFANGLADGFPKVYTKEGFYGLYRGLLPLWGRNLPFSMFMFTTFEHSVDLMHRKVIRRKREDCSIPQQLAVTCLAGYSAGIVGAVISNPADNIVSSLYNKKAASILQAIKKIGLANLFTRSLPVRIATVGPVVTLQWFFYDSIKMFTGLPASGTSWRLSSGGQQMDQK